A stretch of Lactuca sativa cultivar Salinas chromosome 6, Lsat_Salinas_v11, whole genome shotgun sequence DNA encodes these proteins:
- the LOC111880434 gene encoding probable E3 ubiquitin-protein ligase RHA4A, translating into MSVPQTPSINYHPYSHALQIRVYQAFIFSIPILFSIILFLLFYLFYLKRRAYALSSSPPTLPPSTFNYATSFIPMTYAGLKGDLKDKLPKVLFDEDLKAKDSVCCVCLGEFEINEELIQVPSCKHVFHKDCIHHWLQSNSTCPLCRCCVFLAVGPISRPVRSQFQPNIDEPNFSGDGPATEGVTSAAESTSTAIAASSSVSDCSRVTSTSNDINHVVSSGLSVVIHVEA; encoded by the exons ATGAGTgttcctcaaactccaagcatCAACTATCATCCATACTCCCATGCacttcaaattagggtttatcaaGCTTTTATATTCTCCATCCCAATCCTCTTCTCCATCATACTATTCCTTTTGTTCTACTTGTTCTACCTTAAAAGAAGGGCTTATGCACTCTCTTCTTCTCCACCAACACTTCCACCTTCTACTTTCAATTATGCTACCTCTTTTATCCCCATG ACTTATGCGGGGTTGAAAGGAGATCTCAAGGATAAGCTGCCAAAGGTTCTCTTTGATGAAGATTTAAAAGCAAAGGATTCTGT ATGTTGTGTTTGTCTTGGTGAATTTGAAATAAATGAAGAGTTGATTCAAGTCCCTTCATGCAAGCATGTGTTCCACAAGGACTGTATTCACCATTGGCTTCAATCCAATTCCACTTGCCCACTCTGTAGATGTTGTGTCTTCTTAGCTGTGGGGCCTATCTCGCGACCTGTACGATCGCAATTTCAGCCGAACATCGATGAGCCCAATTTCAGTGGTGATGGCCCAGCAACTGAAGGTGTAACATCCGCAGCAGAAAGCACTAGCACGGCAATTGCAGCTAGTAGCAGTGTTAGCGACTGTTCAAGAGTCACCTCCACCTCTAATGACATCAACCATGTTGTATCTAGTGGACTTTCTGTTGTCATACATGTTGAAGCCTAG